A portion of the Haemophilus influenzae genome contains these proteins:
- the zipA gene encoding cell division protein ZipA has translation MDLNTILIIVGIVALVALIVHGLWSNRREKSKYFDKANKFDRTSLTSRSHTQEEMVQPNNISPNTYVENGHTPIPQPTTEKVPSEAELIDYRQSDKSVDDIKISIPNTQPIYDMGNHRSEPIQPTQPQYDMPTANNVASMTLEQLEEQSQNIGFNGINSSSPELRVQLAELSHEEHQVDYNLSFNEPKAETTAQPKQTTGYIQLYLIPKSSEEFNGAKLVQALENLGFILGKDEMYHRHLDLSVASPVLFSVANLEQPGTFNAYNLAEFNTIGIVLFMQLPSPGNNLANLRMMMRAAHTLAEDLQGVILTEEQEIFDANAEQAYLARV, from the coding sequence ATGGATTTAAATACAATTTTGATTATTGTGGGTATCGTGGCACTTGTCGCCTTAATCGTACACGGATTATGGTCAAATCGTCGTGAGAAATCAAAATATTTTGATAAAGCCAATAAATTTGACCGCACTTCTCTAACATCTAGATCCCATACGCAAGAAGAAATGGTACAGCCAAACAATATTTCGCCAAATACCTATGTGGAAAATGGGCATACACCAATTCCTCAACCGACCACAGAAAAAGTACCATCAGAAGCTGAATTGATCGATTATCGCCAAAGCGATAAAAGTGTGGATGACATCAAAATTTCTATTCCTAACACGCAACCTATTTATGATATGGGGAATCATCGTTCCGAGCCAATACAACCAACGCAACCTCAATACGATATGCCAACCGCAAATAATGTCGCAAGTATGACCTTAGAACAACTTGAAGAACAAAGTCAAAATATTGGTTTTAATGGCATTAATTCATCATCGCCAGAATTAAGAGTTCAGCTTGCAGAATTATCTCACGAAGAACATCAAGTAGACTACAACCTCTCGTTCAATGAACCAAAAGCAGAAACGACAGCTCAGCCAAAACAAACAACTGGCTATATTCAACTTTATCTTATTCCAAAATCTAGCGAAGAATTTAATGGTGCTAAATTGGTGCAGGCTCTTGAAAACTTGGGTTTTATCTTGGGTAAAGATGAAATGTATCATCGTCACTTAGATTTAAGTGTGGCAAGTCCTGTGCTTTTTAGTGTGGCAAATTTAGAACAACCCGGCACATTCAATGCTTATAACTTAGCGGAATTTAACACCATAGGAATTGTATTATTTATGCAATTGCCCTCTCCAGGTAATAATCTTGCTAATTTACGTATGATGATGCGTGCTGCCCATACATTAGCCGAAGATTTACAAGGTGTTATACTGACTGAAGAACAAGAAATTTTTGATGCAAATGCAGAGCAAGCCTATCTTGCTCGAGTGTAA
- the cysZ gene encoding sulfate transporter CysZ, with product MLNLNELKSGFHYFVMGWHFITQKGLRRFVIMPILLNTVLLCGLFWLFISQISSAIDWVMNFIPDWLSFLSVILLTLSILTILLLFYFTFTTFSGFIAAPFNGLLAEKVEKMLTGENINDDGLVDIMRDVPRMLAREWQKLRYSLPKIIALFLLSFIPLIGQTIVPVLTFLFTCWMMAIQYCDYPFDNHKVSFDIMKNALGNQRTQSLTFGGLVTCCTFVPVINLLIMPVAVCGATLMWVENYRNDLGFNMNRSFSSQTGLDVRSENTGIVK from the coding sequence ATGTTGAATCTTAATGAATTAAAATCTGGTTTCCATTATTTTGTGATGGGCTGGCATTTCATCACACAAAAAGGTTTGCGTCGGTTTGTTATTATGCCAATTTTGCTCAATACTGTTTTGCTTTGTGGTTTATTTTGGCTTTTTATTAGCCAAATCAGCAGTGCTATTGATTGGGTGATGAATTTTATTCCAGACTGGCTTAGTTTTCTCAGTGTCATTTTACTGACACTTTCGATTTTAACGATTTTATTGCTCTTTTATTTTACTTTTACCACGTTTTCTGGCTTTATCGCCGCACCTTTTAATGGTTTGTTGGCGGAAAAAGTAGAAAAAATGCTGACGGGGGAAAATATTAATGATGATGGTCTCGTGGATATAATGAGGGATGTGCCTCGTATGCTTGCTCGAGAGTGGCAAAAATTACGTTATAGCCTACCCAAAATTATCGCCTTATTTTTACTGAGTTTTATTCCTCTGATTGGGCAAACCATCGTGCCAGTACTTACTTTCTTGTTCACTTGTTGGATGATGGCAATTCAATATTGTGATTATCCTTTTGATAATCACAAAGTCTCTTTTGATATCATGAAAAATGCACTTGGCAATCAACGAACTCAAAGTTTAACTTTTGGTGGATTGGTTACTTGTTGCACATTTGTGCCAGTGATTAATTTATTAATTATGCCTGTTGCAGTATGTGGTGCGACGCTGATGTGGGTGGAAAATTATCGTAATGACTTAGGTTTTAATATGAATAGATCTTTTTCCTCTCAAACGGGGCTTGATGTTCGTTCAGAAAATACAGGGATTGTTAAATAG